A single Aspergillus chevalieri M1 DNA, chromosome 3, nearly complete sequence DNA region contains:
- a CDS encoding uncharacterized protein (COG:S;~EggNog:ENOG410Q2TS;~TransMembrane:1 (o16-35i);~antiSMASH:Cluster_3.5), with protein sequence MNNEDGTSFIPRDLPITSTQILCPILCLICLLILVQRIKHRSRWPALSRRQMDSQKSLPERFGAGGNKEKTAGTAAVGQQQQPMSNSPPKDLSCDVRAPLPSACDILQPLSRCTPLPSSGQLAAKLSQERQAGNRPSLTMKPETPTSPESSTHAAPAGSVHASGSHQGFSEFADQEVNRSPRPGSGSSEPVKNPQSAFLPPSTGISNDRRSHVPRAESNVVYTAQKRSETVQHLQDTDENGVRKWKRRVVEYS encoded by the coding sequence ATGAACAACGAGGACGGCACATCATTCATTCCCCGAGACTTGCCAATCACATCTACACAAATTCTCTGTCCGATCCTCTGCTTGATTTGTCTCCTAATTCTCGTCCAGCGCATCAAACACCGCAGCAGGTGGCCCGCACTATCCCGGAGGCAAATGGACTCGCAAAAGTCCCTACCCGAGAGATTCGGTGCCGGTGGCAACAAAGAGAAGACAGCTGGCACGGCTGCAGTgggccagcaacaacagcctATGTCCAATAGTCCTCCAAAGGATCTATCTTGCGATGTCCGCGCCCCGTTGCCATCCGCCTGTGATATCCTGCAACCCTTGTCCCGGTGCACGCCACTGCCGTCGAGTGGTCAATTGGCGGCCAAGCTAAGCCAGGAGCGGCAGGCTGGGAATCGACCATCGTTGACGATGAAGCCGGAGACACCGACGTCTCCTGAGTCGTCGACACACGCCGCGCCAGCTGGCAGTGTTCATGCAAGCGGATCGCACCAAGGATTCTCCGAATTTGCAGATCAGGAGGTAAACAGGAGCCCTAGACCAGGGTCAGGGTCAAGCGAGCCAGTGAAAAATCCACAGAGTGCGTTTTTGCCTCCCTCTACCGGGATATCAAATGATAGGCGGTCCCATGTCCCAAGGGCAGAATCTAACGTGGTGTATACGGCGCAGAAGCGGAGTGAAACCGTCCAGCATCTTCAAGATACGGACGAAAATGGCGTGCGGAAATGGAAGCGGAGGGTGGTTGAATATAGTTga